The genomic region TCGGGTCAGTCAGTCAATTGAAGGGAATCTAGCCGGAAAACTCGCTTGTTTACCAATGGATTGATAGCCAGCCGATTTTCGGATAGGCGATCGCCAATAAGAACAGGGACATGGTAACCCCATGTCCCTGTTCTTATTTATCTTCTCGATCGCCAGTTCTGCTAAATCTTCGCTTCCAAAGACTTGAGATATTCCGTATTGACCCCGGATTCGCGAGTGAGCGCAATCTTACCCGTTCTCGAAATTTCGCGAATGCCAAATTTGTTGAGAACTTGAACGATCGCCACCATTTTACCGGGGTCGCCGACGACTTCGATAATGAGAGAATCTTCCGCCACATCGACCACCCGCGCGCGGAAAATTTGCGCCAGTTCGACCACTTCCGATCGCGTGGTACTGTTGGCGTTGACTTTAAGCAACATCAACTCCCGTTCGACGCACGGAGTTTCGGTAATGTCTTGAACCTTAAGGACGTGAATGAGTTTGTAGAGTTGTTTGGTTAACTGTTCGATGACGCGATCGTCTCCCGTGACGACCATGGTAATTCGAGAAATGCCCAGTTGTTCGGCTGGTCCTACGGCCAAACTTTCAATATTGAAGCCGCGCCGAGCAAATAAACCCGCAATCCGGGTCAACACGCCTGCTTCATCTTCCACTAGAACAGAAAGTGTATGTTTCATCAGTGACCGTCGCCCTTGTGAAAATCTAAGATCTTCGATTCCTGTTGTAATTGCTTATTTTATCTTGACCCTCAGAAGTTGCGGTCTTTTTTAAGCTTATTGTTAGAGATAAGGACGAGGCGATCGCGTCGAGATCGCCAATCGGGTGAGTGTTCCGGAAACCGTTTGTCTCTACAGAAGAGAGCCTAAGATGCTCGATTCTAAAAGATTTGGCTGCAATCGAGTCTTCGGTCTACCATGCGATCGAGACAGGCGTTCTCGTCACGGATCCACTGAAGCGGCGATCGCCCGGCGATCGCGATCGGTGTCATCTATCTTTAGATAGACCGAGATCGTCCTCGTCATCGCATACTATCTGAACATCCATTTTGGGAGACAAATGATATGGGTTGGTTAAATCGCATTTTTGATATGGTCACGCCGGGTGGCGAACCGGAAACCATCGAAGCTCCTCCACCGGACGATCCCTCCGGTCCGGCGCAAGCGTACAGCGTCCCCAAAGCGCCGGAAGATCCCTCTACCCCTCCGGAACGGCTGGGATTAAATGGAGAATACGACCAAAGTGGCTTGGCGAAACGAGTCGCCCTCGCTCTCGACCAAAATCCCGATACCGACGACTTCGAGCGCCTCTGGGTCGCGCAAACTGGCGGTACGGTGGTTTTAAAAGGTGAAGTTCCCTCTCAAGACGATTTAGACCGGGTGGTCAACGTTGCCAGTGGCGTTTATGGCGCTACGGGGGTAAATACGGACGAGGTAACGATTACGGGTTAATTTTACGGGTTAATTTTACGGGTTAATTTTCCGTCAGTCCTTAACCTAAGCTCGAAAAAGCGGGGACGATCGCGATCGCGATCGTCCCCGCTTGGCGTTACGAATTGGTGTGGTGCTAGTCCTTCGTAGACCCGACC from Oxynema aestuarii AP17 harbors:
- the ilvN gene encoding acetolactate synthase small subunit; the encoded protein is MKHTLSVLVEDEAGVLTRIAGLFARRGFNIESLAVGPAEQLGISRITMVVTGDDRVIEQLTKQLYKLIHVLKVQDITETPCVERELMLLKVNANSTTRSEVVELAQIFRARVVDVAEDSLIIEVVGDPGKMVAIVQVLNKFGIREISRTGKIALTRESGVNTEYLKSLEAKI
- a CDS encoding BON domain-containing protein; this encodes MGWLNRIFDMVTPGGEPETIEAPPPDDPSGPAQAYSVPKAPEDPSTPPERLGLNGEYDQSGLAKRVALALDQNPDTDDFERLWVAQTGGTVVLKGEVPSQDDLDRVVNVASGVYGATGVNTDEVTITG